A stretch of Caballeronia sp. SL2Y3 DNA encodes these proteins:
- a CDS encoding enoyl-CoA hydratase/isomerase family protein — protein sequence MDDDVLFSSHGRVAVITLNRPERLNAWTTPMRNKIIDALDRYNGDDEVAAIIMTGAGNRAFSAGQDLSEAHDFDGERAVAWVKEWQRYYAALRGLKKPLVMALNGTAAGSAFQVALLGDIRVGHPGVRMGQPEINAGIASTTGPWIMNSMLGMSRTIELTLTGRLMDAEECHRIGLIHHLVPEEKVFEKALEIATELAAKPPVAMRLDKQRFREMTEPGFIDCIEAGMRIQREAYDSGEPARMMEEFFKKRAK from the coding sequence ATGGACGACGACGTTCTGTTCTCGAGTCACGGCCGCGTCGCGGTCATCACGCTGAATCGTCCGGAGCGCCTGAATGCGTGGACGACGCCGATGCGAAACAAGATCATCGACGCGCTCGACCGCTACAACGGCGACGATGAAGTGGCCGCGATCATCATGACCGGCGCGGGCAACCGCGCATTCTCGGCGGGACAGGACCTGTCCGAAGCGCACGACTTCGACGGCGAGCGCGCCGTGGCATGGGTCAAGGAATGGCAGCGCTATTACGCCGCACTGCGTGGCCTCAAGAAGCCGCTCGTCATGGCGCTCAACGGCACGGCCGCAGGCTCGGCGTTCCAAGTGGCGCTGCTCGGGGACATCCGCGTCGGTCATCCGGGCGTGCGCATGGGCCAGCCGGAAATCAACGCGGGCATCGCCAGCACCACGGGTCCGTGGATCATGAACTCGATGCTCGGCATGTCGCGCACCATCGAACTCACGCTCACGGGACGGCTGATGGACGCGGAGGAATGCCATCGCATCGGCCTGATTCATCACCTCGTGCCGGAGGAGAAGGTGTTCGAAAAGGCACTGGAGATCGCCACCGAGCTCGCCGCCAAGCCGCCCGTCGCCATGCGTCTGGACAAGCAGCGTTTCCGCGAAATGACGGAGCCGGGCTTCATCGACTGCATCGAAGCGGGCATGCGCATCCAGCGCGAAGCGTACGACTCCGGGGAGCCGGCACGCATGATGGAAGAATTCTTCAAGAAGCGCGCGAAGTAA
- a CDS encoding S9 family peptidase codes for MTAIFKDELHDQLGTWPLGYIPYGGADYGEIEAIARAVGDGGDSDFHDAWTAAADRMMEDGHRAEAEGHRASARETFLRAACFYGKSFHPLFGRPVDPRVIAGSRKQIAAFERGLALSEVPITPRHIQFEGNSLLAYVIPAQGRAHGVRPLLIFNNGYDATITDLFFASAVAASRRGYHSLIFDGPGQGTTLVEHDVKLRPDWETVIEAVVDFAEALPNVDPRKIALCGWSLGGYLAPRAASVERRLAACVADPALPSVADGFRAYVMRLGASRDEAANLGEMSAALMERLTQIVANDRKLSWSVVKRGYWVNGAATLREYLASVENYTMDGRIEDIRCPTLFTLAENDTLAAGTQRFFDALRCPKTLVRFSSDQGAGEHCEMRNRSLVNRRVLDWLDGVLD; via the coding sequence ATGACTGCGATCTTCAAGGATGAGCTTCACGATCAACTCGGAACGTGGCCGCTTGGGTACATTCCATACGGCGGTGCGGACTATGGAGAGATCGAGGCTATCGCACGTGCGGTTGGTGACGGAGGCGATAGCGACTTCCATGATGCGTGGACCGCAGCTGCAGACCGCATGATGGAGGATGGACACCGTGCCGAAGCAGAGGGACATCGGGCAAGCGCGCGGGAGACCTTCCTGAGGGCCGCGTGCTTTTACGGCAAGTCGTTCCATCCATTGTTCGGTCGGCCGGTCGATCCGCGTGTAATTGCAGGTTCGCGAAAGCAGATCGCGGCGTTCGAGCGTGGACTGGCGCTGAGCGAGGTGCCAATTACCCCGCGCCATATCCAGTTCGAAGGGAACTCGCTGCTTGCCTACGTCATACCAGCACAAGGCCGCGCCCACGGAGTCCGGCCACTGCTGATCTTCAACAATGGCTACGATGCCACGATCACCGACCTGTTCTTTGCTTCCGCAGTCGCCGCGTCAAGAAGAGGCTATCACTCGTTGATCTTCGACGGTCCGGGCCAGGGCACGACTTTGGTCGAACATGACGTCAAGCTCAGGCCGGACTGGGAAACGGTGATTGAAGCGGTAGTGGATTTTGCAGAAGCGTTGCCGAACGTCGATCCGCGAAAGATCGCGCTGTGCGGATGGAGTTTGGGTGGCTATCTGGCGCCACGTGCGGCGTCTGTCGAGCGTCGTCTTGCGGCCTGTGTTGCAGACCCCGCGCTGCCCTCCGTGGCGGATGGCTTCCGCGCTTACGTCATGCGGCTCGGCGCGAGCCGTGATGAGGCGGCAAACCTGGGTGAGATGTCTGCGGCGCTGATGGAACGACTGACGCAGATCGTGGCGAACGACCGGAAGCTGTCTTGGAGTGTCGTGAAACGCGGCTACTGGGTGAATGGCGCTGCAACGCTGCGAGAATACCTGGCGTCAGTCGAGAATTACACGATGGATGGGCGCATCGAAGACATCCGCTGTCCGACCCTGTTCACACTGGCCGAGAACGATACGCTCGCCGCCGGAACCCAGCGTTTCTTCGATGCATTGCGGTGTCCAAAGACGCTGGTTCGCTTCAGCAGCGATCAGGGTGCGGGCGAGCATTGCGAGATGCGCAATCGCTCGCTGGTGAACCGGCGTGTGCTGGATTGGTTGGATGGGGTGCTCGATTAG
- a CDS encoding LysR family transcriptional regulator → MEQIAVERLTGLIAFARAASLGSYTAAARSLSVSPSAISKSIQRLEQHFGLRLFSRTTRSLTLTPEGRDLLERTQRLLREAEGIEQGVAAARAEPAGTLKVTAPLPVGVNILAPALPAFRRQHPKVTVDVRLSDRYVDLIEEGVDVAIRVGDPGDTRLIARRLAPHRICAFASPGYLRDRGSPQHPNDLMQHDCVNFRYQSTGQEAAWPFDVGGKLIEFTPASSLIIDVSDAIAVTLAAGAGIGISTTYIAAPFVRRRELVPVLHEFAYDRFHLHAVWPESRRSNPAVRAFVGFLQEIFPSPAPWDVLVQAHAS, encoded by the coding sequence ATGGAACAAATCGCTGTCGAAAGACTAACTGGGCTGATCGCCTTCGCGCGTGCGGCATCGCTTGGCAGCTATACGGCTGCCGCGCGTTCGCTGTCCGTTTCGCCATCGGCCATAAGCAAGAGCATCCAGCGGCTGGAGCAGCATTTCGGGCTCAGGCTGTTCAGCCGGACCACGCGCTCACTGACGCTGACGCCGGAGGGACGCGATCTTCTGGAGCGCACGCAACGCCTATTGCGCGAGGCGGAAGGTATCGAGCAAGGCGTCGCCGCCGCACGCGCGGAGCCGGCCGGAACGCTCAAGGTGACGGCGCCGCTGCCCGTCGGCGTGAACATCCTTGCGCCCGCGTTGCCCGCGTTTCGACGGCAACATCCGAAAGTGACCGTCGACGTGCGCCTGAGCGATCGATACGTCGACCTGATCGAGGAGGGCGTGGATGTCGCCATTCGCGTCGGCGATCCCGGCGACACGCGGTTGATCGCGCGCCGTCTTGCTCCGCATCGGATCTGCGCGTTCGCGTCGCCCGGATATCTGCGGGACCGAGGCTCACCGCAGCATCCCAACGATCTCATGCAACACGATTGCGTGAACTTCAGATATCAGTCGACGGGACAGGAGGCTGCGTGGCCATTCGACGTGGGCGGCAAGCTCATCGAGTTCACGCCTGCGTCGAGTTTGATTATCGACGTCAGCGACGCGATCGCCGTGACGTTGGCGGCCGGCGCCGGTATCGGCATCTCGACGACGTATATCGCGGCGCCGTTCGTTCGACGGCGCGAACTCGTACCCGTGCTGCATGAGTTCGCTTATGACCGATTCCATCTGCATGCAGTGTGGCCCGAGAGCCGCCGCAGCAATCCGGCGGTGAGAGCGTTTGTCGGATTCTTGCAGGAGATCTTTCCGTCTCCCGCGCCGTGGGACGTGCTCGTGCAGGCTCATGCTTCCTAG
- a CDS encoding SDR family oxidoreductase, giving the protein MNANTKAQDEKATEVRNGALAGKTALIFGGTSGIGLDAALQAQRVGAEVIVVGRSADTAQRVAAQHGFAGWRAADVTDADALQQAVRDIPKVDHLVLLAGTFVAGTVREADVAHLRNAFEERIWAAVHVIRALGDRLSADGSITFISGSLADRPNAYGTAVLAAASAAMEALARGLALELAPVRVNTLSPGPIDTPILRKALGDACDAVVANMEKTLPLHRLGTASEAGAGVVFLMTNGFMNGATLNVDGGARLV; this is encoded by the coding sequence ATGAACGCGAATACGAAAGCGCAGGACGAAAAGGCCACGGAAGTTCGCAACGGCGCACTGGCGGGGAAGACCGCACTCATTTTCGGCGGAACGTCGGGGATCGGGCTCGACGCGGCGCTTCAGGCGCAGCGCGTGGGCGCGGAGGTGATCGTCGTGGGAAGATCGGCGGATACGGCTCAACGCGTCGCCGCGCAACATGGCTTCGCCGGCTGGCGCGCAGCCGACGTAACCGACGCAGATGCGCTGCAACAGGCGGTCCGCGACATTCCGAAGGTCGATCATCTGGTCTTGCTGGCCGGCACTTTCGTCGCGGGGACGGTGCGCGAGGCGGACGTCGCGCATCTGCGGAACGCGTTCGAGGAGCGCATCTGGGCGGCCGTGCACGTCATTCGCGCGCTCGGCGACCGCTTGAGCGCCGATGGCTCGATCACGTTCATCTCGGGCAGTCTCGCCGACCGTCCGAACGCCTACGGCACCGCGGTGCTCGCGGCAGCATCGGCTGCGATGGAAGCGCTCGCGCGCGGCCTCGCGCTCGAACTCGCGCCGGTGCGCGTCAACACGCTGTCGCCCGGTCCGATCGATACGCCGATCCTGCGCAAGGCGCTTGGCGACGCGTGCGATGCGGTCGTCGCAAACATGGAGAAGACGCTGCCGCTGCATCGTCTCGGCACAGCCAGCGAAGCCGGCGCCGGCGTGGTGTTCCTGATGACCAATGGCTTCATGAACGGAGCCACGCTCAACGTCGATGGCGGCGCGCGCCTCGTGTAA